The window TAATTCAGAAAATACAAGAAACGCATTTTTTAGAGGATTAGTTTTAATATTTTTTTTATTGTGTATTTATTGTGTGTGGAGGGGTTATGACGAGTCGTCGTATTTTATCTGCTGCTATTGCGGCAACGTTAGCGTTAGGTACGTATCAAGCCTATGCGTATGATGAGAACTTCAAGGGTTATGAGGTTCATAATGTTTCGGTAAAAGCCGATGCGGCAAAGGATGAGTATGGTAATACCATTACTGAGCAATCTTATTACCGTACTGGTGGTGATGTAAAGGTTATCACTCGTGAAGAGATTGAAAAACGTCATTATCGCGATGTAACTGAAGCGATTAAACGCGTTCCAGGTGTTACATTCCAAAATCCTGGTTACCGTGGTGGCGAGTATGGTTACCAATTTTACAACAATGGTGTGTCCATTAATGGTGACTCCCGCGTTGTAGTATTAGTAGATGGTCGTCGTGTAGACAATATTACATCTGGTCGTTTAGGTGATAGCTCTGAAAGAGGCTCTAAATCTACAGGTGTAAATATTGATGAAGTAACCAATATGGATGCTATTGATAAAATCGAAGTTATCAAAGGCCCTGGTGCTTCTCAATATGGTTCTGATGCTACAGGTGGTGTCATCAATATCATTACACGCCGTGGTAAAGGCAATTTCAGCGGTTCCGTTGATTTGGCTACAGGCAGCTGGAACAAGCATAGTTATAACTTGACTGTACAAGGTGCGGCAGGTAAGAATGCATCTACTGGTTACTTTGTAACAGCTACACGTACTATGTCTCAAGATACGAAGTATAAAGATGGCGATACTGGTGAAGTAGCCACTCTTACAGGTTCTAAATGGCGCGAAGAAGGATTTAATGCACGTATTGACCATGAGTTCAATAAGAAACAAAGCTTACAGTTCTCAATGAACTTCAAAAAAGGTCGCGATGGGTATCCAATTTCTACACCAAGCCGTAAATACTGGAATGCAGATGATTGGCGTCGCATTATTTTCAATGCTGAAGTTGGCCAATATGATACTAATTACAAGTTGAAAACAGATCCTAAATATGTAGATCCAGATGAAAATCCACAAGGTTATGCACCTAAGTTGTATGGTGACTCCAGAAACCCTGGCTACCACAATTTATTCGCTTTAGATGGTAACTACGGCTCTTATAGTAAGTTTAAAAACTTAGACACAGATTTGAAATTTACTTTCGATCGCCAAGGTCAAATGGAAAGCTTTGCTAGATTGTATCGTTTAGATCATCGATATGAAGGTCGCGATACATATACATGGTCTAAACTTGGTAGCGAGGCCGCACGTGCTGCCTATGCTGCGGCATTCCCTAATGGCGCTACTGTGGAGCAATTTAATGCATGGGTTGATTCCAATTTGGCACCATTCCCAGATCGTCGTGATGCATTGCGTCAATGGATTGCTGAAACAGGCGGTATGGCAGGTAGCCCAAATAGATGGTATAAAGAAAATAAAACAGGTGTAGAACTTCAATGGACTCGCCAACTTGATAAGCATGATATTATTGCTAATATCGACTATAGTCGCTCTAAGTTGAATTCCCGTTCTATTAAACGTAATGGTGATGTAGTGTCTTCTGATATTCGTCGTAATACTTTATATGCTTATTTACAAGATAAAATCTACATTGGTAACAATGTGGAATTAACACCAGCATTGCGCTATGTACACTATAGCAGTATTCAAGGTAATGGCAGCGGTGACTCCCAAGGTAAGGGTAGTGTAAGCGCCTTGACTCCTAGTTTGCATGGTCAAGTTAAATTTAACAAGAAGACTAGTATGTACGCTGGGTGGACTCGTATCTTAAGACCGCTTAAAACAGGCGACTATAGTGCGACTGATGGAGTATTTAATACACCGTTAGATGACGAAAGAGGCGATGCTTTCACATGGGGCCTATTACATACATTTGGGAAAAACAATAATACTACTGTAGCAGTTCACTATGATTACACGCGTATGAAAAATGCCATCGCTACATTACCAATTTTGAACAACAGAACCGGCGACTTTGAAAAAACAGCAGTTAATGCGAAAGAAAACAAACAATCTTTCAATATTACAGTAGACCACAGATTAAATGAACATGTAACAATGAGTGCGTCTTATTCTCATATGAAAGATAAATGGTTATCTAAAGGTGGTTGGATTCTTGATCCAAACTGGGGTTATAGCAATAGCGATGATATCAATGTGGCTATTAATAGCTTGCGTCCGCAAAACCACTATGCATTGAACATTTCTTATGATAACAAGCGTCTATATTCTGGCTTGTTGATTAATTGGTACACTGGTAACAGCGACTATGCATTCACTCATAGACGTTTCCTCATCGTGGACTGGAACCTCAACTATGATGTAACAAAAGATTTAACTGCGTACATTGTAGTGAACAATGTTCTTAACCGCGCTTATGAAACAAGCTATAGCGCTTACAATGGTCGTGGTAGTGCGGCTATGCCGGCACGTTCCTTCATGATTGGGGCGAAATATAAATTCTAATGATTAGATTCAGCGCATTAATACTATGTCTATTACTATGCGTAGGTTGTGGTCCTCAGCAGGTAACTGTTGAGGACCATCAGTCTACATCTACGCATATCGAACTACAGCCGCCGGTAACAATCAAGTCTTATGTGCGCCGAGGGGAACCTTTTGAAAGCACCTATACGGCGGTACCTGAACGTGTGGTGGCGATGTGGCAAAACTCCATAGAAACCATCATTGCCCTTGGTGAAGGGAATCGTATCGTAGCGGGTATGGGGATTCCAGATCGCAAATACGTGCGCCCAGAATACCGTGAAGCGTACGATAAAATCCCATACAAGGATCTGAAATACGCCAATTTAGAAAGTGTATTAATGATGAAGCCTGATTTACTAGTTGGTTGGCGATCTACTTTTACTAATAAAGGGTTACGACCACCTGCATTTTGGCAGTCACGACATGCGAATGTGTATATTGCAGAATCTTCTCTAGGGGCGCAGTCTGCACTGACCATGGATATGGAGTACCAATATATTCGTGATTTAGGCCGTATCTTTAACCGTAACATGGAAGCAGAAAAGTTGATTCACGATATGGAACAATCTGTAGCACATACAGTGGCCCAAACGGCTCATGAGAAGCCACCAAAGGCATTGTTTGTCGAGGTGCAAGGTAAGCATTTTCGATTGTATGGACATAAGACATTAGCAGGTAATATAGGGGATTCTTTACATGCCGATGTAATCGACACGGAAACGCCGTCCATTAGCATGGAGGACGTGGTGGAGCAGAATCCGGATGTAATTTTCTTGATTGTGTCTGACGGCGAATATAGTCAAGCGGATGTGATTATGAACTATGTATTAACGCAGCCAGGTTTACAAGGTGTTAATGCATTGCACAATAAACGCGTTCATTTCTTGCCATTGCTTGCTGTATATAGTCCTGGTATTCGTTTATTAGATGGTATCGACATCGTATCGCATGGGTTGTATCCTAATCTATATCCAGAAGGGGTACCAGATTTAATTCATTAATAAAGGAGCAGTATGCTAAAACGAATTGGATATACTGCTGGCGGATTTGTCCTCATAGGGGTGCTAGCAGTAGCCATTCTATGGGGACTTTCTGTTGGTACAGTACAGTTTTCACTTTCTCAAATTTTTAATATTGTAATGGATCAATTTTCTAGCCCTTTGGCTATCGATGATCCTATGAATGGTCCAGAGCAGACCATTATATGGTTATTGCGTATGCCGCGGTTGTTGATGGCCGCTATTATTGGGGCAGGTCTTGCGGTATCTGGCGTTATCATGCAGGCTATCGTTAAAAATCCACTAGCGGATCCATATATCTTGGGTATTTCATCGGGTGCATCCCTTGGAGCTACGGTAGCTATTTTATTTGGTGTAGGTGTTATGTTCGGTGAGAACTTCGTCGGCGTTATGGCCTTTATTGGAGCCATGGCGATTTCCTTCGGCGTGTTGTTTATCTCGAACTTGGGTGGCCGACCAAATTCGGTGAAATTGATTTTAGGGGGCTTGGCATTAAGCGCTGTATGTAGCTCCTTCTCTAGTTTTGTGGTCTATTTAGCGGACGATAAGGAAGGCATCCAAACTATTACGTACTGGTTGATGGGTAGCTTTGCGGGCGCTAAATGGGACATGTTGCCATTTATTGCCATCGTTGTACTCGTGAGCATTCTATTCTTTTGGTCTCAAAGCAGAGTTTTAAACATTATGCTTCTCGGCGATGAGGTGGCCATCACCTTAGGTCGTGATTTGCATAGATATCGACAAGTCTATTTGATTATTAGCTCACTTATTATTGGCTTTGTGGTGTACGCTGCGGGTATGATTGGTTTTGTAGGACTCTTGATTCCTCACCTTGTGCGCATGACAATCGGCACGAATCACTGGACCTTGATTCCGTTTAGCGCATTAGGGGGCAGTATTTTCCTCGTCATCGCTGATGGCTTGTGCCGCTGCATTATTCCTCACGCAGAATTGCCAATCGGCATTCTCATTTCTCTCATTGGTGCGCCAACCTTTGTGTATATGTTGGTGCGTAAGAACTACGGATTTGGAGGGGAATAATGAATATTCAAACAGATAATATCCACGTTTCATTTGGTCCGAAAACGATCCTCCATGATATTTCCCTAGATATACGAAATAAGGAATTCGTTGGAATTATAGGCCCTAATGGTAGTGGTAAAAGTACGTTTTTGAAATGCTTATATCGCGTGCTTCAACCTAATCATGGCAAGATTTTCTTTGACGG of the Veillonella parvula genome contains:
- a CDS encoding FecCD family ABC transporter permease, which encodes MLKRIGYTAGGFVLIGVLAVAILWGLSVGTVQFSLSQIFNIVMDQFSSPLAIDDPMNGPEQTIIWLLRMPRLLMAAIIGAGLAVSGVIMQAIVKNPLADPYILGISSGASLGATVAILFGVGVMFGENFVGVMAFIGAMAISFGVLFISNLGGRPNSVKLILGGLALSAVCSSFSSFVVYLADDKEGIQTITYWLMGSFAGAKWDMLPFIAIVVLVSILFFWSQSRVLNIMLLGDEVAITLGRDLHRYRQVYLIISSLIIGFVVYAAGMIGFVGLLIPHLVRMTIGTNHWTLIPFSALGGSIFLVIADGLCRCIIPHAELPIGILISLIGAPTFVYMLVRKNYGFGGE
- a CDS encoding TonB-dependent receptor plug domain-containing protein, giving the protein MTSRRILSAAIAATLALGTYQAYAYDENFKGYEVHNVSVKADAAKDEYGNTITEQSYYRTGGDVKVITREEIEKRHYRDVTEAIKRVPGVTFQNPGYRGGEYGYQFYNNGVSINGDSRVVVLVDGRRVDNITSGRLGDSSERGSKSTGVNIDEVTNMDAIDKIEVIKGPGASQYGSDATGGVINIITRRGKGNFSGSVDLATGSWNKHSYNLTVQGAAGKNASTGYFVTATRTMSQDTKYKDGDTGEVATLTGSKWREEGFNARIDHEFNKKQSLQFSMNFKKGRDGYPISTPSRKYWNADDWRRIIFNAEVGQYDTNYKLKTDPKYVDPDENPQGYAPKLYGDSRNPGYHNLFALDGNYGSYSKFKNLDTDLKFTFDRQGQMESFARLYRLDHRYEGRDTYTWSKLGSEAARAAYAAAFPNGATVEQFNAWVDSNLAPFPDRRDALRQWIAETGGMAGSPNRWYKENKTGVELQWTRQLDKHDIIANIDYSRSKLNSRSIKRNGDVVSSDIRRNTLYAYLQDKIYIGNNVELTPALRYVHYSSIQGNGSGDSQGKGSVSALTPSLHGQVKFNKKTSMYAGWTRILRPLKTGDYSATDGVFNTPLDDERGDAFTWGLLHTFGKNNNTTVAVHYDYTRMKNAIATLPILNNRTGDFEKTAVNAKENKQSFNITVDHRLNEHVTMSASYSHMKDKWLSKGGWILDPNWGYSNSDDINVAINSLRPQNHYALNISYDNKRLYSGLLINWYTGNSDYAFTHRRFLIVDWNLNYDVTKDLTAYIVVNNVLNRAYETSYSAYNGRGSAAMPARSFMIGAKYKF
- a CDS encoding ABC transporter substrate-binding protein, which produces MIRFSALILCLLLCVGCGPQQVTVEDHQSTSTHIELQPPVTIKSYVRRGEPFESTYTAVPERVVAMWQNSIETIIALGEGNRIVAGMGIPDRKYVRPEYREAYDKIPYKDLKYANLESVLMMKPDLLVGWRSTFTNKGLRPPAFWQSRHANVYIAESSLGAQSALTMDMEYQYIRDLGRIFNRNMEAEKLIHDMEQSVAHTVAQTAHEKPPKALFVEVQGKHFRLYGHKTLAGNIGDSLHADVIDTETPSISMEDVVEQNPDVIFLIVSDGEYSQADVIMNYVLTQPGLQGVNALHNKRVHFLPLLAVYSPGIRLLDGIDIVSHGLYPNLYPEGVPDLIH